In Silene latifolia isolate original U9 population unplaced genomic scaffold, ASM4854445v1 scaffold_222, whole genome shotgun sequence, a single genomic region encodes these proteins:
- the LOC141638892 gene encoding serine/threonine-protein kinase STY46-like codes for MKTMAVKVCRLFYALSHMCIVKHVCITGTCVFHEVSFSIPDKPRFLVSFARCFLTWGLTLVKLIYSQQLMVALWIYLLWMGGLLRILKACTKLWKKRSEDSWSGSVHSQFPVDNAIASQAEPGKWEINRKLLKIGEKIASGSCGDLYRGLYLDQDVAIKFLKSEHRSEGSEDEFAQWLSG; via the exons ATGAAGACCATGGCGGTGAAAGTGTGTCGTCTTTTTTATGCTCTCTCTCATATGTGTATCGTGAAACATGTGTGCATAACCG GAACTTGTGTTTTTCATGAAGTGAGTTTCTCCATTCCAGATAAACCCAGATTCTTAGTCAG CTTTGCGCGTTGCTTTCTGACTTGGGGCTTAACACTCGTGAAGCTCATATATTCTCAACAACTGATGGTTGCTCTCTGGATTTATTTGTTGTGGATGGGTGGTCTGTTGAG GATTCTGAAAGCTTGCACAAAGCTTTGGAAGAAGCGAAGTGAG GACTCGTGGTCTGGCTCAGTGCATTCGCAGTTCCCAGTGGATAATGCAATAGCTAGTCAAGCTGAGCCGGGAAAATGGGAGATTAATAGAAAACTGCTAAAGATAGGAGAAAAGATTGCATCTGGATCTTGTGGTGATCT GTACCGTGGACTTTACCTTGATCAAGATGTGGCTATCAAGTTTCTCAAATCTGAGCATCGAAGTGAAGGGTCAGAGGATGAGTTTGCTCAATGGTTGTCTGGTTGA